A window of the Oncorhynchus masou masou isolate Uvic2021 chromosome 13, UVic_Omas_1.1, whole genome shotgun sequence genome harbors these coding sequences:
- the LOC135552267 gene encoding solute carrier family 2, facilitated glucose transporter member 1-like isoform X1 → MVEEEKKQVTGYLLFSLATAVIGSLQFGYNTGVINAPEQKLRAFFNNTWMERYGEPIQPGTCTIVWSFSVAVFSVGGMVGSFSVGVMADRFGRKLSMFLVNILAVIGGLLMGFSTLCSSYEMVIAGRLVIGLFCGLFTGLTPMYVGELSPTPLRGAFGTLHQLGVVVGILVAQIFGLESLLGSDKLWPLLLALTVVPAMLQCILLPFCPESPRFLLINQNKEEQARKALVRLRGSDDVSKDMQEMKEESSKMAMEKKVTIPELFRTAAYRQPLLIAVMLHLSQQLSGINAVFYYSTGIFESAGVTQPIYATIGAGAVNTVFTVVSLFLVERAGRRTLHLVGLAGMAVSALLMTIALLLKGYSSLSYLSIGAVFLFVAMFEMGPGPIPWFIVAELFSQGPRPAAIAVAGCCNWTANFLVGISFPKLEELCGPYVFIIFMILLIFFFIFTFIKVPETKGKTFDEIAREFGGATLPPATSVGAPPTSISVTLPASPIKEKVPLVEAAAAEDRSNSTVQESL, encoded by the exons atggtggaggaggag AAAAAGCAGGTGACAGGATATCTCCTTTTCTCCCTGGCCACTGCAGTCATTGGCTCGCTGCAGTTTGGCTACAACACAGGGGTCATTAATGCACCGGAACAG AAACTGCGGGCTTTCTTCAACAACACGTGGATGGAGAGGTATGGCGAGCCCATCCAACCAGGAACGTGTACCATTGTGTGGAGCTTTTCGGTGGCCGTCTTTAGCGTGGGCGGCATGGTGGGCTCCTTCAGCGTCGGAGTGATGGCAGACAGATTTGGGAG GAAATTGTCCATGTTCCTGGTCAACATCCTGGCTGTGATTGGAGGCCTCCTCATGGGTTTCTCCACCCTCTGCTCCTCGTACGAGATGGTCATCGCCGGACGCCTCGTCATCGGCCTCTTCTGCGGCCTCTTCACCGGCCTTACGCCAATGTACGTGGGGGAGCTGTCCCCCACCCCTCTACGGGGCGCTTTCGGCACCTTGCACCAGCTGGGGGTGGTGGTTGGCATCCTCGTGGCTCAG ATCTTTGGCTTGGAGTCTCTGCTGGGGTCGGACAAGTTGTGGCCTCTGCTGCTGGCTCTGACGGTTGTCCCGGCCATGCTGCAGTGTATCctgctgcccttctgtcccgagagCCCTCGCTTCCTCCTCATCAACCAGAACAAGGAGGAGCAGGCCCGCAAAG CACTGGTGCGTCTGCGTGGCTCCGACGACGTGAGTAAAGACATGcaggagatgaaggaggagagtTCCAAGATGGCCATGGAGAAGAAGGTGACCATCCCTGAGCTGTTCCGCACCGCAGCCTATCGGCAGCCGCTCCTCATCGCCGTCATGCTCCACCTCTCCCAGCAGCTCTCCGGAATCAATGCT GTGTTCTACTATTCAACTGGTATCTTTGAGTCAGCCGGTGTCACCCAACCCATTTACGCCACTATTGGAGCAGGAGCTGTTAACACTGTCTTCACTGTGGTATCT CTCTTCCTGGTCGAGAGGGCGGGACGAAGGACTTTGCATCTCGTCGGATTGGCCGGAATGGCCGTCAGTGCCCTGCTCATGACTATTGCCCTCCTGTTG AAGGGCTACTCGTCTCTGAGCTACCTGAGCATTGGGGCAGTGTTTCTGTTCGTGGCCATGTTTGAGATGGGGCCTGGTCCTATCCCATGGTTCATAGTGGCGGAGCTCTTCTCCCAGGGTCCGCGGCCTGCCGCCATAGCAGTGGCCGGCTGCTGCAACTGGACCGCCAACTTCCTGGTGGGAATCAGCTTCCCCAAACTGGAG GAGCTGTGTGGGCCTTACGTCTTTATCATCTTCATGATCTTACTgatcttcttcttcatcttcacCTTCATCAAAGTCCCAGAGACCAAGGGCAAGACCTTTGACGAGATCGCCCGTGAGTTTGGCGGGGCCACCCTGCCCCCTGCCACCTCTGTGGGAGCTCCTCCCACTAGTATCAGCGTAACACTTCCTGCCTCGCCCATCAAGGAGAAGGTTCCATTGGTGGAGGCGGCAGCAGCAGAGGATAGGTCCAACTCAACTGTACAGGAGAGCTTGTAG
- the LOC135552267 gene encoding solute carrier family 2, facilitated glucose transporter member 1-like isoform X2, translating to MERYGEPIQPGTCTIVWSFSVAVFSVGGMVGSFSVGVMADRFGRKLSMFLVNILAVIGGLLMGFSTLCSSYEMVIAGRLVIGLFCGLFTGLTPMYVGELSPTPLRGAFGTLHQLGVVVGILVAQIFGLESLLGSDKLWPLLLALTVVPAMLQCILLPFCPESPRFLLINQNKEEQARKALVRLRGSDDVSKDMQEMKEESSKMAMEKKVTIPELFRTAAYRQPLLIAVMLHLSQQLSGINAVFYYSTGIFESAGVTQPIYATIGAGAVNTVFTVVSLFLVERAGRRTLHLVGLAGMAVSALLMTIALLLKGYSSLSYLSIGAVFLFVAMFEMGPGPIPWFIVAELFSQGPRPAAIAVAGCCNWTANFLVGISFPKLEELCGPYVFIIFMILLIFFFIFTFIKVPETKGKTFDEIAREFGGATLPPATSVGAPPTSISVTLPASPIKEKVPLVEAAAAEDRSNSTVQESL from the exons ATGGAGAGGTATGGCGAGCCCATCCAACCAGGAACGTGTACCATTGTGTGGAGCTTTTCGGTGGCCGTCTTTAGCGTGGGCGGCATGGTGGGCTCCTTCAGCGTCGGAGTGATGGCAGACAGATTTGGGAG GAAATTGTCCATGTTCCTGGTCAACATCCTGGCTGTGATTGGAGGCCTCCTCATGGGTTTCTCCACCCTCTGCTCCTCGTACGAGATGGTCATCGCCGGACGCCTCGTCATCGGCCTCTTCTGCGGCCTCTTCACCGGCCTTACGCCAATGTACGTGGGGGAGCTGTCCCCCACCCCTCTACGGGGCGCTTTCGGCACCTTGCACCAGCTGGGGGTGGTGGTTGGCATCCTCGTGGCTCAG ATCTTTGGCTTGGAGTCTCTGCTGGGGTCGGACAAGTTGTGGCCTCTGCTGCTGGCTCTGACGGTTGTCCCGGCCATGCTGCAGTGTATCctgctgcccttctgtcccgagagCCCTCGCTTCCTCCTCATCAACCAGAACAAGGAGGAGCAGGCCCGCAAAG CACTGGTGCGTCTGCGTGGCTCCGACGACGTGAGTAAAGACATGcaggagatgaaggaggagagtTCCAAGATGGCCATGGAGAAGAAGGTGACCATCCCTGAGCTGTTCCGCACCGCAGCCTATCGGCAGCCGCTCCTCATCGCCGTCATGCTCCACCTCTCCCAGCAGCTCTCCGGAATCAATGCT GTGTTCTACTATTCAACTGGTATCTTTGAGTCAGCCGGTGTCACCCAACCCATTTACGCCACTATTGGAGCAGGAGCTGTTAACACTGTCTTCACTGTGGTATCT CTCTTCCTGGTCGAGAGGGCGGGACGAAGGACTTTGCATCTCGTCGGATTGGCCGGAATGGCCGTCAGTGCCCTGCTCATGACTATTGCCCTCCTGTTG AAGGGCTACTCGTCTCTGAGCTACCTGAGCATTGGGGCAGTGTTTCTGTTCGTGGCCATGTTTGAGATGGGGCCTGGTCCTATCCCATGGTTCATAGTGGCGGAGCTCTTCTCCCAGGGTCCGCGGCCTGCCGCCATAGCAGTGGCCGGCTGCTGCAACTGGACCGCCAACTTCCTGGTGGGAATCAGCTTCCCCAAACTGGAG GAGCTGTGTGGGCCTTACGTCTTTATCATCTTCATGATCTTACTgatcttcttcttcatcttcacCTTCATCAAAGTCCCAGAGACCAAGGGCAAGACCTTTGACGAGATCGCCCGTGAGTTTGGCGGGGCCACCCTGCCCCCTGCCACCTCTGTGGGAGCTCCTCCCACTAGTATCAGCGTAACACTTCCTGCCTCGCCCATCAAGGAGAAGGTTCCATTGGTGGAGGCGGCAGCAGCAGAGGATAGGTCCAACTCAACTGTACAGGAGAGCTTGTAG